The Deinococcus sonorensis KR-87 genome includes a window with the following:
- a CDS encoding N-acetylmuramoyl-L-alanine amidase family protein, with product MRRARVLAGALALLLVALGAAGAQLALTQLNLAGQRVQGVLVNGIEYASASTLGNLLSIVQTGGVVRVTGFGHLLLLPIDEDNQRATTDFNTVQLDSERVKARTATVQDGKVLLPLDTLARGLGAEYSQGKFTFPPAKLGSVSSLAGRTSDRIVLDLNRNVQLREELLGGKLRLTLLGTAGSTQTYATRGGFVPRVQVRQSGDNLQVELPLTGQSGYRLYSVVRPEGVRLVLDVGPGISLNVPALINRVRRPVIVLDPASVAGRGGDVTLEVARSAAELLSKAGWQVQLTRSTAQQQNLGSRLLLARQSDVYVSLDLGRFPGASRSGVTLYQHVGRSSTQILNAYRDAGSAPDLSLVRSAVGDPAESRRLSDLLRGELKAGGLPASQRSVSRQVLLGEAPHAALLLELGWPSNDADQARLSSSEQNQKMAQALAHSIATYLAARINGGTS from the coding sequence ATGAGGCGGGCGCGTGTGCTGGCGGGCGCGCTGGCCCTGCTGCTGGTGGCGCTGGGGGCGGCCGGCGCGCAGCTGGCGTTGACGCAGCTGAACCTGGCCGGGCAGCGGGTCCAGGGCGTGCTGGTCAACGGCATCGAGTACGCCTCGGCCAGCACGCTCGGCAACCTGCTGAGCATCGTGCAGACCGGCGGGGTGGTGCGGGTGACCGGCTTCGGGCACCTGCTGCTGCTCCCGATTGACGAGGACAACCAGCGGGCCACCACCGACTTCAATACGGTGCAGCTGGACTCGGAACGGGTCAAGGCGCGCACCGCAACCGTGCAGGACGGCAAGGTGCTGCTGCCCCTCGACACGCTGGCCCGTGGCTTGGGCGCCGAGTACAGCCAGGGCAAGTTCACCTTTCCGCCGGCGAAACTCGGCAGCGTCTCGTCGCTGGCGGGCCGCACCAGCGACCGGATCGTGCTGGACCTGAACCGCAACGTTCAGCTGCGCGAGGAACTGTTGGGCGGCAAGCTCCGCCTGACGCTGCTGGGCACCGCCGGCAGCACCCAGACCTACGCCACGCGCGGCGGCTTCGTGCCGCGCGTGCAGGTGCGGCAGAGCGGCGACAACCTGCAGGTGGAGCTGCCGCTCACCGGCCAGAGCGGCTACCGCCTGTACAGCGTGGTCCGGCCGGAGGGCGTGCGGCTGGTGCTGGACGTCGGGCCGGGCATCTCGCTGAACGTGCCGGCCCTGATCAACCGCGTCCGGCGTCCGGTGATCGTGCTGGACCCGGCCAGCGTGGCGGGGCGTGGCGGTGACGTGACGCTGGAGGTGGCCCGCAGCGCCGCCGAACTGCTGAGCAAAGCCGGCTGGCAGGTGCAGCTCACGCGCAGCACCGCCCAGCAGCAGAACCTGGGCAGCCGGCTGCTGCTGGCCCGCCAGAGCGACGTGTACGTGTCGCTGGACCTGGGCCGCTTTCCCGGGGCGTCGCGCAGCGGCGTCACCCTCTACCAGCACGTGGGGCGCTCCAGCACCCAGATCCTGAACGCCTACCGGGACGCGGGCTCGGCACCGGACCTGTCACTGGTGCGCAGCGCGGTGGGCGACCCGGCCGAATCGCGGCGCCTCTCGGACCTGCTGCGCGGCGAGCTGAAGGCCGGCGGGCTGCCCGCCAGCCAGCGCAGCGTGAGCCGTCAGGTGCTGCTGGGCGAGGCGCCGCACGCTGCCCTGCTGCTGGAGCTCGGCTGGCCCAGCAACGATGCCGATCAGGCCCGGCTGAGCAGCAGCGAGCAGAACCAGAAGATGGCCCAGGCGCTGGCACACTCGATCGCCACCTATCTGGCGGCCCGCATCAACGGCGGCACCTCATGA
- a CDS encoding GerMN domain-containing protein has product MRPLFSIFNVLSLALLGLAALALRMVQAPPATPDPPKLQAANQKQVKATLYFSDSQVQGFVKQVREVLVPQTTPVSVAQATLNAWAAGPQGGGAVAVVPKGSKVPQVWLRGEHFVVNLPQNYTQLNYGSSGERMLICSLTRTLLEQRGKDVMFLVGGQNASTLLGHADLSSPYAREDCAEE; this is encoded by the coding sequence ATGAGGCCGCTGTTCTCAATCTTCAACGTGCTGTCCCTGGCGCTGCTGGGGCTGGCGGCCCTGGCGCTGCGGATGGTCCAGGCGCCCCCGGCGACCCCCGACCCGCCCAAGCTGCAGGCGGCCAATCAGAAGCAGGTCAAGGCCACCCTCTACTTCAGCGACTCGCAGGTGCAAGGCTTTGTGAAGCAGGTGCGCGAGGTGCTGGTGCCGCAGACGACCCCGGTGAGCGTGGCGCAGGCGACCCTGAACGCCTGGGCGGCCGGGCCGCAGGGTGGCGGCGCGGTGGCGGTGGTGCCCAAGGGCAGCAAGGTGCCGCAGGTGTGGCTGCGCGGCGAGCACTTCGTGGTGAACCTGCCGCAGAACTACACCCAGCTCAACTACGGCTCCAGCGGCGAGCGGATGCTGATCTGCAGCCTGACCCGCACCCTGCTGGAGCAGCGTGGCAAGGACGTGATGTTCCTGGTCGGCGGCCAGAACGCGTCCACGCTGCTGGGCCACGCCGACCTGAGTTCGCCGTACGCCCGCGAGGACTGTGCCGAGGAATGA
- a CDS encoding chromosome segregation SMC family protein → MIGSITLQGFKSFADRTRLEFGPGVSAVIGPNGSGKSNVVEAIRWVTHQARARDLRAGRSSELIFHGSGGKAPLGLAEVQLELSDAQGQRLNLCRRVYRDGSTEQDLAGRPVRVRDVHSALRGTGLGAGGLAVIGQGEVGSVVQAEGRTLLGYLQEAAGLSRSVAAREETEQRLRGADDGLAQLQLLEDELRGRVQRLERAAQAARRQRELSLRQLALVEAQARHRHDVATRELAEGQQRVEALEAESAELALRIQAAAERLETLRTAVLAARERQQAQQQALELHSAAVRAADQAHSYHQHLERERQTLTAEQERLPLHPPEQPAPDTAALASALAATRERLDVAQREARRLDAQLTQARAEHSRAAEQQARAEAQHSTLSHEAATLQQALTTQRPDHEQALAALALAQSARAEAEAALAGMGEAGTTLRERQRQLQAELSAVQAARAPLQRERTRLEGLLNSYARYGEGARHALNSDHPGIVGSVADLLTVPADYETALGAALGRRLEQVVVQSADDAREIIDLLKRQGGRATFLPLDLLRPRPRRDAALLHEPGVLGNLADLCPSEPAIVGQNLLSDTLLIQDLGAATRLARRHASRPRLVTLEGELIEPGGALTGGRVRDSGVGVLADQRRFAELDDELAELDARQQRLERELPQLIAALGGEQERQAQARQRREAAVQQERQAERRATELGAQVQQLERQLLRLQQLSAGPLPERSTTTPLTDPATLEAPLQQLRADLEQLQAAEREQQVQLSGARDLQAAWSAHHAAVQRVGELSQRLAANAEALTRQALQLQAARQEVERRQAELGTLDPQALGRAEQARDAASQDYASQIGRQNRLRTQLDELRLTLARREGSLGSIPPGAQLPGTAREWQAELGRVQTELESIGVVNAAADDELAAEAGRLASLSAERHDAEQAVAELRGHLAELEQVEAQAITLAHQRVARAFAEYSGELLGGSGELDAERDGTGRLVGLALAVQPKGKRTRSLNLLSAGERTMAGLAFLFALNHAGGEEGMGGLPLAVLDEVDAPLDEANIRRFTRFLALFAERGSQFVLVTHQKATMEVAQALWGVTTDGSGASRVLSIRQAHEVA, encoded by the coding sequence TTGATCGGGAGCATTACCCTGCAGGGCTTCAAATCATTCGCGGACCGCACCCGGCTGGAATTCGGGCCGGGCGTCAGCGCGGTGATCGGACCCAACGGCAGCGGCAAGTCCAACGTCGTGGAGGCGATCCGCTGGGTGACGCATCAGGCGCGTGCCCGGGACCTGCGCGCCGGGCGTTCCAGCGAGCTGATCTTCCACGGCTCCGGTGGCAAGGCGCCGCTGGGGCTGGCCGAGGTGCAGCTGGAACTTAGCGACGCCCAGGGGCAGCGGCTGAACCTGTGCCGCCGGGTCTACCGCGACGGCAGCACCGAGCAGGACCTGGCCGGCCGGCCGGTGCGGGTGCGCGACGTGCACTCGGCGCTGCGCGGCACCGGCCTGGGCGCCGGCGGGCTGGCCGTGATCGGCCAGGGCGAGGTGGGCAGCGTGGTGCAGGCGGAAGGCCGCACCCTGCTCGGGTACCTGCAGGAGGCGGCGGGTCTGTCGCGCAGCGTGGCGGCCCGCGAGGAGACCGAACAGCGGCTGCGCGGCGCCGATGACGGATTGGCCCAGCTGCAGCTGCTGGAAGACGAGCTGCGCGGCCGGGTGCAGCGCCTGGAGCGCGCGGCCCAGGCGGCCCGGCGGCAGCGGGAGTTGAGCCTGCGTCAGCTGGCGCTGGTGGAGGCCCAGGCCCGGCACCGGCACGACGTGGCGACCCGTGAGCTTGCCGAAGGCCAGCAGCGGGTGGAAGCGCTGGAGGCCGAGTCGGCAGAGCTGGCCCTCCGCATCCAGGCGGCCGCCGAGCGGCTGGAGACGCTGAGAACGGCGGTGCTGGCGGCCCGCGAACGTCAGCAGGCCCAGCAGCAGGCGCTGGAGCTGCATTCGGCGGCGGTGCGGGCGGCCGATCAGGCGCACAGCTACCACCAGCATCTGGAACGCGAACGCCAGACCCTGACGGCCGAGCAGGAGCGGCTGCCGCTGCACCCCCCAGAGCAGCCGGCCCCCGATACGGCGGCCCTGGCCTCCGCGCTTGCGGCCACCCGCGAGCGGCTGGACGTGGCCCAGCGTGAGGCGCGGCGGCTGGACGCGCAGCTGACCCAGGCGCGGGCCGAACACAGCCGCGCCGCAGAGCAGCAGGCACGGGCGGAAGCGCAGCACAGCACGCTCAGCCACGAGGCGGCCACCCTGCAACAGGCGCTGACCACCCAGCGGCCCGACCATGAGCAGGCGCTCGCGGCGCTGGCCCTGGCCCAGTCGGCGCGGGCGGAAGCCGAGGCGGCGCTGGCCGGCATGGGCGAGGCCGGCACCACCCTGCGGGAGCGTCAGCGGCAGCTTCAGGCTGAACTGAGCGCCGTGCAGGCGGCCCGCGCCCCCCTGCAGCGAGAGCGCACCCGGCTGGAGGGGCTGCTCAACAGCTACGCCCGCTACGGCGAGGGCGCCCGCCACGCCCTGAACAGCGACCATCCCGGCATCGTGGGCTCGGTGGCCGATCTGCTGACGGTGCCGGCCGACTACGAGACGGCGCTGGGCGCGGCGCTGGGGCGGCGGCTCGAACAGGTGGTGGTGCAGAGCGCCGACGACGCCCGCGAGATCATCGACCTGCTCAAGCGCCAGGGCGGACGCGCCACCTTCCTGCCGCTGGACCTGTTGCGCCCGCGCCCCAGACGGGACGCCGCGCTGCTGCACGAACCGGGCGTGCTGGGCAACCTCGCCGACCTGTGCCCGTCGGAGCCGGCCATTGTGGGCCAGAACCTGCTCTCCGATACCCTGCTGATTCAGGACCTGGGCGCCGCCACCCGGCTGGCCCGCCGGCACGCCAGCCGGCCCCGGCTGGTGACGCTGGAGGGCGAACTGATCGAGCCGGGCGGCGCGCTGACCGGGGGCCGGGTGCGTGACAGCGGGGTGGGGGTGCTGGCCGATCAGCGCCGGTTTGCGGAGCTGGACGACGAACTGGCAGAGCTGGACGCCCGGCAGCAGCGGCTGGAGCGTGAGCTCCCACAGCTCATCGCGGCATTGGGTGGTGAGCAGGAGCGGCAGGCGCAAGCCCGGCAGCGCCGCGAGGCGGCCGTGCAACAGGAGCGGCAGGCCGAGCGCCGGGCCACCGAGCTGGGCGCCCAGGTCCAGCAACTGGAACGGCAGCTGCTCCGCCTCCAGCAGTTGTCGGCCGGACCTCTCCCGGAGCGCTCGACGACCACTCCGCTCACGGACCCGGCCACCCTGGAAGCCCCGTTGCAGCAGCTGCGTGCGGACCTGGAGCAGCTGCAGGCCGCGGAGCGGGAACAGCAGGTGCAGCTGAGCGGGGCCAGGGACCTCCAGGCGGCCTGGAGCGCCCATCATGCGGCCGTGCAGCGGGTCGGTGAGCTGTCGCAGCGTCTGGCGGCCAACGCGGAAGCGCTGACCCGGCAGGCCCTCCAGCTGCAGGCGGCCCGCCAGGAGGTGGAACGGCGGCAGGCCGAACTCGGCACCCTGGACCCGCAGGCGCTCGGCCGCGCCGAGCAGGCGCGAGACGCGGCGTCCCAGGACTACGCCAGCCAGATCGGGCGGCAGAACCGACTCCGAACCCAGCTGGACGAACTGCGGCTCACGCTGGCCCGGCGGGAGGGCAGCCTGGGCAGCATTCCACCGGGCGCCCAGCTGCCCGGCACAGCCCGCGAGTGGCAGGCCGAACTCGGCCGGGTGCAAACGGAACTGGAGAGCATCGGGGTGGTGAACGCGGCGGCAGACGACGAGCTGGCGGCCGAGGCCGGGCGGCTGGCCAGCCTGTCCGCTGAACGGCACGACGCCGAGCAGGCGGTGGCCGAGCTGCGTGGTCACCTCGCCGAGCTGGAGCAGGTGGAGGCGCAGGCCATCACGCTGGCGCATCAGCGGGTGGCGCGCGCCTTCGCCGAGTATTCTGGCGAGTTGCTGGGCGGCAGCGGCGAACTGGACGCCGAGCGGGACGGAACGGGCCGGCTGGTGGGGCTGGCGTTGGCGGTGCAGCCCAAGGGCAAGCGCACCCGCAGCCTGAACCTGCTGTCGGCCGGCGAGCGGACCATGGCGGGCCTCGCCTTCCTGTTCGCGCTGAACCACGCGGGCGGCGAGGAGGGGATGGGTGGGCTGCCGCTGGCCGTGCTGGATGAGGTGGACGCGCCGCTGGACGAGGCAAACATCCGCCGCTTCACCCGGTTCCTGGCGCTGTTCGCAGAGCGCGGCTCGCAGTTTGTGCTGGTCACGCACCAGAAGGCCACCATGGAGGTGGCGCAGGCGCTGTGGGGCGTCACCACCGATGGCAGCGGGGCGTCGCGGGTGCTGAGCATCCGGCAGGCGCATGAGGTGGCCTGA
- a CDS encoding GNAT family N-acetyltransferase produces the protein MNPDLHLTVQDPTTLSLHQRLEVARLEAECFASAYPTDPPLQPDVLAEEMSLTSEDEECRLVLAHQDGQLIGRARLDYALTQNRDQTSLGVMVRPANRRRGVGRALAVRAGELALTLGRTSYIAATASRAPAGEAFAAWLGAHPALPMIISELRLDGLDQGLLSRWVTRPHPDSYALHRYAHIPEHELARVATVMQVMNTAPRGDLAYDDWEITPAMVRRWQEMLVASGERRLLYAVEHLESRTLVGYTEVFWHPARASLVYQGATGVDPAHRQRGLGQWLKAALLLDLPAANPEGVRVRTGNAESNAAMLGINRALGFQPVFRRMEWQGETAKLTAPGHPAPELQDSLAR, from the coding sequence ATGAACCCGGACCTCCATCTGACAGTGCAGGACCCCACCACCCTCAGCCTGCACCAGCGGCTGGAGGTGGCGAGGCTCGAAGCCGAATGTTTCGCCTCCGCCTACCCAACGGACCCCCCCCTGCAGCCGGACGTGCTGGCCGAGGAGATGAGCCTGACCTCCGAGGACGAGGAATGCCGGCTGGTGCTCGCCCATCAGGACGGACAGCTGATCGGCCGGGCCCGCCTGGACTACGCGCTGACCCAGAACCGGGACCAGACGTCGTTGGGCGTGATGGTGCGCCCCGCAAACCGGCGCCGAGGGGTGGGCCGTGCCCTGGCCGTGCGGGCCGGAGAGCTGGCCCTGACGCTGGGCCGCACCTCATATATCGCTGCCACCGCCAGCCGCGCTCCGGCGGGCGAAGCGTTCGCAGCCTGGCTGGGGGCGCATCCGGCCCTGCCGATGATCATTAGCGAGTTGCGGCTGGACGGGCTGGACCAGGGGCTGCTGTCCCGCTGGGTGACGCGCCCGCACCCGGACAGCTACGCGCTGCACCGCTACGCCCACATCCCCGAGCATGAGCTGGCGCGGGTGGCCACCGTGATGCAGGTGATGAACACCGCTCCGCGCGGAGACCTGGCCTACGACGACTGGGAGATCACCCCCGCGATGGTGCGCCGCTGGCAGGAGATGCTGGTGGCCAGCGGTGAGCGGCGCCTGCTGTACGCGGTGGAACACCTGGAGAGCCGCACGCTGGTCGGGTACACCGAGGTGTTCTGGCACCCGGCCCGCGCCAGCCTGGTCTATCAGGGAGCCACGGGCGTGGACCCGGCCCACCGGCAGCGCGGGCTGGGCCAGTGGCTCAAGGCGGCCCTGCTGCTGGACCTTCCGGCGGCCAACCCGGAGGGTGTGCGGGTCCGCACCGGGAACGCCGAAAGCAATGCGGCCATGCTCGGCATCAACCGGGCCCTAGGCTTCCAGCCGGTCTTCCGGCGGATGGAATGGCAGGGGGAGACGGCCAAGTTGACTGCCCCCGGCCACCCCGCTCCAGAGTTGCAGGATTCACTGGCCCGCTGA
- the infB gene encoding translation initiation factor IF-2: protein MSKIRIYSLAKDLGVDNHKLLEILDSLGVSYKSVSSTLDEDTVETIKEILAGEAEAGTASAAAPDATDVQAPAQPAPATAAPAPSAASTPSAAPAQSAAPATATLTQNAAPAAPHPAPSAAPAVATQEVASLPTTVEIPHRAPVVTIMGHVDHGKTSLLDYIRKTKVAAKEAGGITQHVGAFEAKTSKGRIVFIDTPGHEAFTTIRARGANVADIAIIVVAADDSIMPQTREAVAHAQAAKVPLIVAVNKIDLPQADVERVKTDLTTLNLVPEEYGGDTVVVPVSAKTGEGVEDLLEYISLTAELEDLRADPKGEFSGVVIESRVDKQAGVLATVMVQQGTVHVGDFLVVGENYGKIKAMTDSNGERIKSAGPSTPVQVLGFSDAPSSGDTVKSAKNEHAAREVVAGRVDQRRDAEDARVRRKLSLDDIMGPLGEVREVNLVLRADTQGSVEAIQGILAKKQSDDVKLNVMLAGIGAPTEGDVLLASTAEATILCFSVTPSGSVKKVADQKAVELKSFRIIYELIDEVDRLIKGNLEPVFEERYLGRAEVRMVIRHPKNGNIAGSYITDGSFKRNAKAKVTRGRTVVYEGTVVGLKRFKDDVREVQQGYECGINLDWNDVQEGDIIEASEMVEVQQA, encoded by the coding sequence ATGTCGAAGATCAGAATCTATTCTCTCGCCAAGGATCTTGGCGTGGACAACCATAAGCTGCTGGAAATCCTGGACAGCCTCGGCGTCAGCTACAAGAGCGTGTCCAGCACCCTGGACGAGGACACCGTCGAGACGATCAAGGAGATCCTGGCTGGCGAGGCCGAAGCGGGGACGGCCAGCGCCGCGGCGCCGGACGCCACCGATGTTCAGGCGCCTGCCCAGCCGGCCCCGGCAACCGCTGCTCCCGCACCAAGCGCTGCATCCACACCGAGCGCCGCGCCCGCGCAGAGTGCCGCACCTGCCACCGCCACCCTGACCCAGAACGCGGCTCCGGCCGCTCCGCACCCCGCCCCCAGCGCTGCGCCCGCAGTTGCCACCCAGGAGGTCGCCAGTTTGCCCACCACAGTTGAAATTCCGCACCGCGCGCCGGTCGTGACCATCATGGGCCACGTAGACCACGGCAAGACCAGCCTGCTCGACTACATCCGCAAGACCAAGGTGGCGGCCAAGGAGGCGGGCGGCATCACCCAGCACGTCGGTGCCTTCGAGGCCAAGACCAGCAAGGGCCGCATCGTGTTCATCGACACGCCGGGCCACGAGGCGTTCACGACCATCCGAGCACGCGGGGCCAACGTCGCCGACATCGCCATCATCGTGGTGGCTGCCGACGACAGCATCATGCCGCAGACCCGCGAGGCGGTGGCGCACGCCCAGGCTGCCAAGGTGCCGCTGATCGTGGCGGTCAACAAGATCGACCTGCCGCAGGCGGACGTGGAGCGGGTCAAGACCGACCTGACCACCCTCAACCTGGTGCCGGAAGAGTACGGCGGCGATACGGTGGTGGTGCCGGTGAGCGCCAAGACCGGCGAGGGCGTCGAGGACCTGCTGGAGTACATCTCGCTGACCGCCGAGCTGGAGGACCTGCGCGCTGACCCCAAGGGTGAATTCAGCGGCGTGGTGATCGAGAGCCGGGTGGACAAGCAGGCGGGCGTGCTGGCCACCGTGATGGTGCAGCAGGGCACCGTGCACGTGGGTGACTTCCTGGTCGTGGGCGAGAACTACGGCAAGATCAAGGCCATGACCGACAGCAACGGCGAGCGCATCAAGAGCGCCGGCCCCAGCACCCCGGTGCAGGTGCTGGGCTTCAGCGACGCGCCCAGCAGCGGCGACACCGTCAAGAGCGCCAAGAACGAGCACGCCGCCCGTGAAGTGGTGGCGGGCCGGGTGGACCAGCGCCGCGACGCCGAGGACGCCCGGGTGCGGCGCAAGCTGAGCCTGGACGACATCATGGGGCCGCTGGGCGAGGTGCGCGAGGTAAACCTGGTGCTGCGCGCCGACACCCAGGGCAGCGTGGAGGCCATTCAGGGCATCCTGGCCAAGAAGCAGAGCGACGACGTGAAGCTGAACGTGATGCTGGCCGGCATCGGCGCGCCCACCGAGGGCGACGTGCTGCTGGCCTCCACCGCCGAGGCCACCATCCTGTGCTTCAGCGTCACGCCGTCGGGCAGCGTCAAGAAGGTCGCCGATCAGAAGGCCGTAGAGCTCAAGAGCTTCCGGATCATCTACGAGCTGATCGACGAGGTGGACCGCCTGATCAAGGGCAACCTGGAGCCGGTCTTCGAGGAGCGGTACCTGGGCCGGGCCGAGGTGCGGATGGTCATCCGCCACCCCAAGAACGGCAACATCGCCGGGTCGTACATCACCGACGGCAGCTTCAAGCGCAACGCCAAGGCCAAGGTCACGCGTGGCCGGACCGTGGTGTACGAGGGCACCGTGGTGGGCCTCAAGCGCTTCAAGGACGACGTGCGTGAGGTGCAGCAGGGCTACGAGTGCGGGATCAACCTCGACTGGAACGATGTGCAGGAAGGCGACATCATCGAGGCCAGCGAGATGGTGGAAGTGCAGCAGGCGTAA
- a CDS encoding YlxR family protein, which yields MSTAAHTPHVPERSCVACRRKRPQGELLRLVRGEQGWQLQTGHRTGRGRYVCADTPACWSEKRLRRSFGPQAGTVSALLNVQTPQPAIQDPAMR from the coding sequence GTGAGCACTGCCGCCCACACCCCGCACGTGCCGGAGCGCAGCTGTGTGGCCTGCCGCCGCAAACGCCCCCAGGGCGAGCTGCTTCGGCTGGTGCGCGGTGAGCAGGGGTGGCAGCTGCAGACGGGTCACCGGACCGGACGAGGCCGCTACGTGTGCGCTGACACCCCCGCCTGCTGGAGCGAGAAGCGGCTGCGCCGCAGCTTCGGCCCGCAGGCCGGCACCGTGAGCGCCCTGCTGAACGTCCAGACCCCACAACCGGCCATACAGGACCCTGCCATGAGATAA
- the nusA gene encoding transcription termination factor NusA, producing the protein MTQAENINFAEALREVAQARNINELQLIEAFEQSLAQAYNRNVEPDKRVEVHLDPESGDLEVLIVREVVEKVEDENVQISLADALELDPEVEIGMEMEFPVEREKFTRIALQAAKQTLTQKMRETERNIVFNEYKDKEGQVINATVVRMDNKQNYFVELGAGEAILPPREQIPGERLLNGNRVKVYLKEVRKTPKGPTILASRADERLLDYLLRQEIPEVANGIVEVKAIAREAGQRSKVAVYSHNSNVDPIGACIGHRGNRIQAVTGELGRERVDVILWDSNLREFIRNALSPAKVGLIEVNSDRSEATVTVTPDQLSLAIGKGGQNVRLAAKLTGFKIDLRETQAVSDLDAAMQQALQDESGGRETSSSAKSAFDALFKDSKSVAVANPDGSSNVED; encoded by the coding sequence ATGACCCAGGCAGAGAACATCAATTTCGCCGAGGCCCTGCGTGAAGTGGCGCAGGCCCGCAACATCAACGAGCTTCAGCTGATCGAGGCGTTCGAGCAGTCGCTGGCGCAGGCCTACAACCGCAACGTGGAGCCGGACAAGCGCGTCGAGGTGCATCTGGACCCCGAGAGCGGCGATCTGGAGGTGCTGATCGTGCGCGAGGTGGTCGAGAAGGTCGAGGACGAGAACGTCCAGATCTCATTGGCCGACGCGCTGGAGCTGGACCCGGAGGTCGAGATCGGGATGGAGATGGAGTTCCCGGTCGAGCGCGAGAAGTTCACCCGCATCGCGCTGCAGGCGGCCAAGCAGACCCTGACCCAGAAGATGCGCGAAACCGAGCGCAACATCGTCTTCAACGAGTACAAGGACAAGGAAGGCCAGGTCATCAACGCCACGGTCGTCCGGATGGACAACAAGCAGAACTACTTCGTGGAGCTGGGCGCCGGCGAGGCGATCCTGCCGCCGCGCGAGCAGATTCCCGGCGAGCGCCTGCTGAACGGCAACCGGGTCAAGGTGTACCTCAAGGAGGTCCGCAAGACCCCGAAGGGCCCCACCATCCTGGCCAGCCGGGCCGACGAGCGCCTGCTGGATTACCTGCTGCGCCAGGAGATCCCGGAGGTCGCCAACGGCATCGTGGAGGTCAAGGCCATCGCCCGTGAGGCGGGGCAGCGCAGCAAGGTGGCGGTGTACAGCCACAATAGCAACGTGGACCCGATCGGCGCCTGCATCGGCCACCGTGGCAACCGCATCCAGGCCGTGACCGGCGAGCTGGGCCGCGAGCGCGTGGACGTGATCCTGTGGGACAGCAACCTGCGCGAGTTCATTCGCAACGCGCTGTCACCGGCCAAGGTGGGCCTGATCGAGGTCAACAGCGACCGCAGCGAGGCCACCGTGACCGTCACGCCGGACCAGCTGTCGCTGGCCATCGGCAAGGGCGGGCAGAACGTGCGTCTGGCGGCCAAGCTGACCGGCTTCAAGATTGACCTGCGTGAGACGCAGGCGGTCAGCGACCTGGACGCCGCCATGCAGCAGGCGCTGCAGGACGAGAGTGGCGGCCGCGAGACCAGCAGCAGTGCCAAGAGCGCCTTCGACGCGCTGTTCAAGGACAGCAAGAGCGTGGCCGTCGCCAACCCCGACGGCAGCAGCAACGTCGAGGACTGA
- the rimP gene encoding ribosome maturation factor RimP — MTDNSAVQSNQARPSQNTAGVLQTIAQEALAPLGFELLEVQVQNPGKRPIVVVRIDRQDEQPVTIEDLELASRTVGQEYDRLDPIRSEYRLELESPGAKRPLLRARHFERMLGLKARVRSGAHSFTAPIVSVEDEQVTFELPEGPVTLRIGEFQANLAEFPDRHR; from the coding sequence ATGACCGACAATTCAGCCGTACAATCCAACCAAGCCAGGCCCAGCCAGAACACGGCGGGCGTTCTGCAGACCATCGCGCAGGAGGCGCTCGCACCGCTCGGCTTCGAGCTGCTCGAAGTGCAGGTGCAGAATCCCGGCAAACGCCCCATCGTGGTGGTGCGCATCGACCGCCAGGACGAACAGCCGGTCACCATCGAGGATCTCGAACTGGCCAGCCGCACGGTGGGCCAGGAATACGACCGTCTGGACCCGATCCGCAGCGAGTACCGTCTGGAGCTGGAGTCGCCGGGTGCCAAGCGCCCGCTGCTGCGCGCCCGGCATTTCGAGCGGATGCTGGGCCTCAAGGCCCGGGTCCGCAGCGGCGCCCATAGCTTCACCGCCCCGATCGTCAGCGTGGAAGACGAGCAGGTGACGTTCGAGCTGCCGGAAGGCCCGGTCACGCTGCGGATCGGTGAGTTTCAGGCCAATCTGGCCGAGTTTCCGGACCGCCACCGCTGA
- a CDS encoding septum site-determining protein MinC has protein sequence MKLRGTLGGLNLLIESEDTAGSVADTLSARPDLLQTSVTLELAGDTDPLALEAALAAVRAAGGTVTRVRTPKATIPTQVRVSAPPPEDPRAQDDTRTVILQHGLRAGFRGEYRGSVVVLGDVNPGAELIAGGDVIVMGALRGVVHAGADGRQDAIVYARPIASAQIRIADALARAPESSSMDSMKRREASPEAELARLQDGSIQIEAYHPQRS, from the coding sequence ATGAAATTGCGCGGCACACTGGGCGGGCTCAACCTGCTGATCGAGAGTGAGGACACCGCCGGCAGCGTGGCGGACACGCTGAGCGCCAGGCCGGATCTGCTGCAGACCAGCGTGACACTCGAACTGGCCGGCGACACCGACCCTCTGGCTCTGGAGGCGGCATTGGCGGCGGTGCGGGCTGCCGGCGGCACCGTCACTCGGGTCCGGACGCCCAAGGCCACCATTCCCACGCAGGTGCGCGTCAGCGCGCCGCCCCCCGAGGACCCGCGGGCGCAGGACGACACCCGCACCGTGATTCTGCAGCACGGTCTGCGGGCCGGCTTCCGGGGCGAGTACCGGGGCAGCGTGGTGGTGCTGGGGGACGTGAATCCGGGAGCCGAGCTGATCGCGGGCGGCGACGTGATCGTGATGGGGGCGCTGCGCGGAGTGGTACATGCCGGCGCAGACGGGCGGCAGGACGCCATCGTGTATGCCCGCCCGATCGCCAGCGCACAGATCCGCATCGCCGACGCGCTGGCCCGCGCCCCGGAGAGCAGCAGCATGGACAGCATGAAACGCCGGGAGGCCAGCCCCGAGGCGGAACTGGCCCGGCTGCAGGACGGCAGCATCCAGATCGAGGCGTACCACCCGCAGCGCAGCTAG